Below is a window of Mycobacterium dioxanotrophicus DNA.
TCGGGCGGTCTGGGCGGCACCGCCAACCAGCAGATGTTGTGGACTCTGGTGGGAGTCGCGGTTTTCGCCGTGGTGGTCATCTTTCTGCACGATCACCGCATGCTGGCCCGCTACGGCTACGTCTGCGGCCTGACAGGCCTTGTGCTGCTGGTGATTCCGGCGATCCTGCCGGCCAAGTACTCCGAGCAGTACGGCGCCAAGATCTGGATTCAGTTCCCCGGCTTCTCGATTCAGCCGGCCGAGTTCTCCAAGATCCTGCTGCTCATATTCTTCGCCGCCGTGCTGGTGGCCAAGCGCGAATTGTTCACCAGCGCAGGCAAGCACGTCCTCGGCATGGATCTCCCCCGGCCGCGCGACCTGGCCCCGCTGTTGCTGGCCTGGATCGCCTCGGTCGGCGTGATGGTCTTCGAAAAGGACTTGGGCGCTTCGCTTCTGCTGTATGCGTCGTTCCTGGCGCTGCTCTACATCGCCACCGAACGCCTCAGCTGGGTGGTGATCGGGCTCGCCCTGTTCGCCGCGGGAAGCGTTGTGGCGTATCACATTTTCGGCCACGTGCGAGTGCGCGTGCAGAACTGGTGGGATCCGTTCGCCGATCCCGACGGCGCCGGCTACCAAATGGTGCAGTCGCTGTTCAGCTTCGCCACCGGTGGCATCTTCGGCACCGGACTCGGCAACGGTCAGCCCGGCACGGTTCCGGAGGCCTCGACCGACTTCATCATCTCCGCGATCGGTGAGGAGCTCGGCCTGGTGGGGCTCGCCGGCGTGCTGATGCTCTACACGATCCTGATCATCCGCGGCATGCGCACGGCCATCGCCGTGCGCGACAGCTTCGGCAAGTTGCTCGCAGGTGGGTTGTCCTCGACGCTGGCGATCCAGTTGTTCATCGTCGTCGGCGGCGTCACCAAGCTCATTCCCGAGAGCGGCCTGACCACGCCGTGGATGTCCTACGGCGGCTCGTCGCTGTTGGCCAACTATGTGCTGCTGGCCATCCTCGTGCGCATCTCGCACGGCGCCCGACGGCCGATCACCACCACCCGGCAGCCCAACGCCACCCCGATCGCCGCGGCCAAAACCGAGGTGATCGAGAAGGTATGAACACCTCGCTGCGCCGTGTTGCCGTCACGATCATGGTGCTGATCGTGCTGTTGTTGGCCAACGCCACCCTGACCCAGGTCTTCACGGCCGACGGGCTGCGCGCCGATCCCCGCAACCAGCGTGTGCTGCTCGACGAGTACTCGCGCCAGCGCGGGCAGATCACCGCCGGGGGACAGCTGCTGGCTTACTCGGTGTCCACCGACAACCGGTTCCGCTTCCTGCGGGTGTACCCCAACCCGCTGGTCTACGCGCCGGTCACCGGTTTCTACTCGCTGGGCTACTCGAGCACCGGGCTGGAGCGCGCCGAGGACACCATCCTCAACGGTTCCGACGAGCGCCTCTTCGGCCGCCGACTCGCCGACTTCTTCACCGGCCGCAACCCGCGCGGCGGCAACGTCGACACGACCATCAAGCCGCAGGTCCAGCAGGCGGCCTGGGACGCCATGCAGAACGGCTGCGACAACGGCCCGTGCAAGGGCTCTGTCGTGGCGCTGGAGCCCTCTACCGGCAAGATCCTGGCCATGGTGTCGTCGCCGTCCTACGACCCCAACCTGCTGGCGTCGCACGACCTGAACGCGCAAGCCGCGGCCTGGGAGAAGCTGCGCGACGACCCGGCCTCACCGCTGCTCAACCGGGCCATCTCCGAAACCTATCCGCCGGGCTCCACGTTCAAGGTCATCACCACCGCGGCGGCCCTGCAGGCCGGTGCCACCCCGGACACCCAGCTGACCTCGGCAGCGCGCACCAACCTGCCGGACAGCACCGCGACGCTGGAGAACTTCGGCGGCGCCCAATGCGGTCCCGGCGCGACGGTGTCGCTGCGCGAGGCGTTCGCCAAGTCCTGCAACACCGCGTTCGTGCAGCTGGGCATCGACACCGGCACCGACAAACTCAAGAGCACCGCGCAGGCGTTCGGCCTGGACACCTCACCGCCGGCCATCCCGCTGCAGGTCGCCGAATCCACCGTCGGACCCATCGACGACGGCGCGGCACTGGGCATGTCCAGCATCGGGCAGCGCGACGTGGCACTGACCCCGCTGCAGAACGCTGTGGTGGCCGCGACCATCGCCAACGGCGGTGTCGCCATGCGCCCCTACCTGGTGGATAGCCTGAAGGGACCCGACCTGGCCACCATCAGCACCACTGCCCCCGCCCAAGAGCGCCGGGCGGTGTCACCGCAGGTCGCCGCTACACTTACGAACTTGATGGTCGGCGCCGAGCAGGTGACGCAGCAGAAGGGAGCCATCGCCGGCGTGCAGATCGCTTCGAAGACCGGTACGGCAGAGCACGGGACTGACCCCCGTAACACTCCGCCGCATGCCTGGTACATCGCCTTTGCACCGGCCACGGACCCCAAGGTCGCGGTCGCGGTGCTGGTCGAGGATGGCGGGGACCGGTTGTCGGCCACCGGCGGCGCACTGGCCGCCCCGATCGGACGTGCCACCATTGCGGCGGCCCTGCGGGAGGGATCATGAGTGACGCTTGCGGGCGGATCGTGAGTTCGCGCGAGCGGATCATCGGTTCGGCATGCGTCAACCGAGTCTGGGAGGTGCACGCATGAGCCCGCGGGTCGGCGTCACGCTGTCGGGCCGGTACCGGCTGCAGCGGCTCATCGCCACCGGCGGTATGGGCCAGGTGTGGGAGGCCGTCGACTCCAGGCTGGGACGCCGGGTCGCGGTCAAAGTGCTCAAGGCCGAGTTCTCGACGGATGCGGAGTTCGTCGAACGCTTCCGCGCCGAGGCTCGCACCGTGGCCATGCTGAACCACCCCGGCATCGCCAGCGTGTACGACTACGGCGAGACAGAGCTGGACGGCGAGGGCCGCACCGCGTATCTGGTGATGGAACTCATCAACGGCGAACCACTGAACTCCGTGCTCAAACGCACCGGCCGACTGTCGTTGCGGCACGCCCTGGACATGCTCGAGCAGACCGGGCGTGCGCTGCAGGTCGCCCACACCGCGGGCCTGGTCCACCGCGACGTCAAACCGGGCAACATCCTGATCACCCCGACCGGACAGGTGAAGCTCACCGACTTCGGTATCGCCAAGGCGGTCGACGCCGCACCCGTCACGCAGACCGGCATGGTGATGGGCACCGCCCAGTACATCGCCCCCGAGCAGGCGTTGGGGCACGACGCCACGGCCGCCAGCGACGTGTACTCACTCGGTGTCGTCGGCTACGAGTCGGTGTCGGGCAAGCGCCCGTTCACCGGTGACGGTGCCCTGACGGTGGCGATGAAGCACATCAAGGAGACGCCGCCGCCGCTGCCCGCCGATCTGCCGCCCAACGTGCGCGAGCTGATCGAGATCACGCTGGTGAAGAACCCGGGCATGCGTTACAAGTCCGGCGGCCCGTTCGCCGACGCCGTCGCCGCCGTGCGCTCCGGCCGGCGCCCACCCCGGCCCAACCAGGCCCCGACGCTGGGCCGCGCCGCACCTGCTGCCGTGCCGTCGGCTGCACAGGCCCGCGCCGCGGCGGATATGACCGGGCGGGCCCCGGCGACCGCTGCGCGACCTCGTACCAACACCGGCACCCATCGACCGGCGCCGGCGCGGCGGACGTTCTCGTCCGGCCAGCGGGCCCTGCTGTGGGCTGCCGGCGTGCTCGGTGCGCTGGCGATCGTGATCGCGATCCTCATCGTGCTCAACGCACAGGACCGCAAAGAACAACAGTCGCCGCCGCCCACGGTCACCAACACGGTGACGCAGACGACGCCCTTCCAGTCGCCCGCAGCGCTGCCGGCGATCGTGCCGCAGCAATCTGCTGCCCCGGAACAGATACTGCAATGACGACCCCTCAGCACCTTTCCGACCGATACGAACTCGGTGAGATCCTCGGCTTCGGCGGCATGTCCGAAGTCCATCTGGCCCGCGACCAGCGCCTGCACCGTGACGTCGCGGTCAAGGTGCTGCGCGCGGACCTGGCGCGCGACCCCAGCTTCTACCTGCGTTTCCGCCGCGAGGCACAGAACGCCGCGGCGCTGAACCATCCGGCCATCGTCGCGGTCTACGACACCGGTGAGGCCGAGACGCCCAACGGGCCGCTGCCCTACATCGTGATGGAGTACGTCGACGGCGTCACACTGCGCGACATCGTCCACAACGACGGGCCGATCCCGCCGCGGCGCGCCATCGAGATCATCGCCGATGCCTGCCAGGCGCTGAACTTCAGCCACCAGCACGGCATCATCCACCGCGACGTCAAGCCGGCCAACATCATGATCAGCAAGAACAACGCTGTGAAGGTGATGGACTTCGGCATCGCCCGCGCGTTGGCCGACGTCAACAGCGTCACGCAGACCGCCGCGGTCATCGGCACCGCCCAGTACCTGTCGCCCGAGCAGGCGCGCGGCGAGTCGGTCGACGCGCGCTCCGACGTGTACTCGCTCGGTTGCGTGTTGTACGAAATCCTCACGGGGGAGCCACCTTTCATCGGTGATTCACCTGTCGCGGTGGCCTATCAGCACGTCCGCGAGGATCCGGTGCCGCCGTCGACGCGGCATCCGGGCATCCCGCCCGAACTCGACGCCGTGGTGCTCAAGGCACTGGCCAAGAATCCCGACAACCGGTACCAGTCGGCGGCGGAGATGCGTGCCGACCTGGTGCGGGTGCACAGCGGTGAGGCGCCGGACGCGCCCAAGGTGCTCACCGACGCCGAACGCACGTCGATGATGACGCAGTCCGGCCCGATGTCGTTCAGCGCGCCGACCGAGCACATGCCCGCACCGATCCAACCCACGGCTGCCGGCCGGGACCGCAACGCCTCGATCGGCCGCTGGCTCATCGCGGTGGCCGTGCTCGCCGTGCTCACGGTGGTGGTGACGGTGGCGATCAACATGATCGGCGACCGCCCCCGCGACGTGCAGGTGCCGGATGTGACGGGCCAGACGGCCGACGACGCGGTGGCTGCGCTGCAGAACCGCGGCTTCCGGACCCACATCGACCGTCAGCCGGACAACACGGTTCCGCCCGAAAAGGTCATCAACACCGATCCGGCGGCCAACGCACAGGCGAGCGCGGGCGATGACGTCGCCATCGTCGTCTCGACCGGGCCGCAGCAGGCGCTGGTGCCGGATGTGACGGGTCTGAGCCCGGCGCAGGCCCGGGACAAGCTCAAAAAGGCCGGCTTCACGAAGACCAAGGAGACGCCCAGCGCATCGACGCCGGAGCAGAAGGACAAGGTCATCGCGACGGTCCCGCCCGCCAACCAGACGGCGGCGATCACCAACGAGATCACCATCGCGGTGGGTTCGGGTCCGGGTAGCAAGCTTGTGCCCGACTGCGCCGGCCAGAGCCCAGAAGTGTGCAAGCAGATCCTCAACGCCGCCGGTTTCCCCAACACGGTGCCGGTCGATGTCGACAGTCCGCAGCCCAAGGGCCAGGTGATCGGTGTCGAGCCCGCCGCCGGGCAGAACGTGCCGGTGGACACCCTGATCCAGATGCGGGTGTCCCGCGGCAATCAATTCATCATGCCCGACGTGCGCGGGGGATTCTGGACCGACGTGGAGGCCAACCTGCGTAACGCATACGGCTGGACCGGGAACCTCAACCGCGCGCCCGACGTGTCCAACAGCGGTCAGCGGACCAATGCGGTGGTGACACAGAGCCCGTCGCCGGGGACCCCGGTGAACTTCGGGGACCCGATCACACTGGCGTTCGCGTCGTAGCGGCGGCGACCGCGCGGGCGACCTCGTCCTCGAGCTGACGCACGAGGTTCTCGTCCGGCGGGAATCCACAGATGCCGAGCCAGTTGGCCAGCATCCGGTGGCCGCCCTCGGTGAGGATCGATTCGGGGTGAAACTGCACGCCGTGGATCGGGAGCTCGCGGTGGCGGACGGCCATGATGACGCCGCTGTCGGTCTGCCCGAGCACCTCGAGTTCGGGAGGCACGCTGTCGGGCAGGATCGTCAGCGAGTGGTACCGGGTGGCCGTGAACGGATCCGGAAGTCCTTGCAGCACACCGGCATCGGCGTGGTGGACCACGCTGGTCTTACCGTGCAGCAGTTCGGGTGCCCGGTCGACGGTGCCGCCGAACGCGACACCGATGGCCTGATGCCCCAGGCACACGCCCAGCAGGGGAGTACCGGCCTCGGCGCACGCCCGGACCAGCGGAATCGAGGCGCCTGCACGTTCCGGCGTGCCGGGACCGGGGCTCAGCAGCACCCCGTCGAAGTCCTGTGCGGCCTTCGCGATGTCGGCCTCGCCGGCCAGCCGCGTGTCGTCGTTACGCCAGACCTGCGCGTGCACCCCGAGCTGGCCCAGGTACTGGACCAGGTTGAACACGAAACTGTCGTAATTGTCGACGACCAGAACCTGCATCGGCCCAGGTTACCGGCTCAGTAGCCGATCGGGCCCGCCGGCTGGGCATACCGCATCCGCACCGGCCCGGTGTGCCCCACGAGGTCGACCTGGGCCCGGGGTTCCTCGGTGTAGCCCAGGCCGAAGCGCACCACGTATTGCTTGTACAGCGTGACCAGTGGGGCGGCGGCGAGCGCGGCCTGCATGGCGCCGGCATCGCCGATCGCGGTGATCACATACGGCGGGCTGTAGGTGCGGCCGTTGAGCAGGAGTGTGTTGCCGACGCACCGCGGCGCCGAGCCGGGCATGATCCGCTGGTCCTGCATCTGGACACCTTCTGCACCTGCACTCCACAGCGCGTTGAGCACGGCCTGGATGTCCTGCTGATGGACCACGAGGTCGTCGGGCGAGGCGTCGCGCGGGAATCGGCCCTGGGCGTCGCGCTGAGCATCGTTGAGCGTCACCACCAGCCCGGGACCGCGCATGGGGGTGACGTCGGCTTGGGCGGCCAACGCGTCGGCGCGTTCGGTGATGGCGGCCAGCGCGGCATGTGAACCGGGCGTTCCGCCGTGATGGCTGTCGACCTGGCCTGCCAAGGCGTCGCGTTGCACGGTGAGCCGCTCGACCGACTGCTGGGCCTCACGTACCAGGTCGACGAGGCGGGGAGCGTCGCTACGACGGATCTCACCGCCCCCGGAGACGCCGTGGGTGGCGGCCAGCAGCAGACCGGCCAGCAGGCACACCACCGGCACGCCGAAGCGCCACCGAGATCGGTCCGGTCGGTCCATCGGTTTATCTCCTGGACGTGCAGCTACGTTAGTGTCGTGAAGCATCCTGCTCCATCGTCGCACCGTGTGACGCCGACTGTCCGTGAAGGTACCCATGCCCAAGTCCAAAGTCCGTAAGAAGAACGACTTCACCATCAAGCCGGTGAGCCGGACACCGGTCAAGGTCAAGGCCGGACCGTCCAGCGTTTGGTTCGTGGCCCTGTTCATCGGACTGATGTTGTTCGGTCTGATCTGGCTGCTGGTGTTCCAGCTCGCTGCCACCAATCCGATCGACACCCCGTCGTTCCTGCGTTGGATGGCCGACCTCGGTCCGTGGAACTACGCGATCGCGTTTGCTTTCATGATCACCGGTCTGTTGCTCACGATGCGCTGGCACTGAGCTGTGCCGACCTGATAATGAATTCATCTTACGATCCGAGGGTTACGGACTCAGCAACGTTGCGGCCGCCCAATCACACCGTTGTGATTCATCCCCATTGTGGATAGCACTTGTGGATAACTTCATTAGCCACGGTAAGAGGGTGTGAAGAACCCGTGCAGCAAACGCAGTGGAGCCCGCCGACGTTGGGAATCGCAGCTTGCGGCATAGCCGGACTTATGATGGCTGCAGCGGCTGTGACCGTCATCACAGATTCCCCGGGACGTGTTCTGGCCGGCATTGCCGGGGTGGGATTGCTCACGTTTGCAAGCTTCTCGTTGCGCGCACGACCAAAACTGGCAATCACCGGTGAAGGCTTGGCCATCGGTGGCTGGTTGCGCACCCGAACACTTCGCCGCAATGAGATCAGGTCGATCCGCATCACGGAGTTCCGGCGGATCGGGCGGAAGGTCCGACTGCTCGAGGTCGACACCGTCGATGACCGGCTCGTCGTCTTCACCCGGTGGGACCTGGGAACCGACCCTCTCGACGTGCTCGACGCCCTCAAAGCCGCCGGCTACTGATCTGCCCCCACACACGACGCGACGCCCCCGCGTACGAGGGCGTCGCGTCGTGTGGCGGACGTTAAAAGGTCAGGACACGGTGACCGACTCGATCACGACCGGCTCGGTCGGACGGTCGCCGCGATCGGTCGCGGTGGTGGCGATCGCATCGACCACCTTCTGCGACTCCGGATCGACAACCTCACCGAAGATGGTGTGCCTGCGGTTCAGGTGCGGCGTCTTGCCGACCGTGATGAAGAACTGGGAGCCGTTGGTGCCGGGCCCGGCGTTGGCCATGGCCAGCAGGTAGGGCTTGTCGAACTGCAGTTCCGGGTGGAACTCGTCGGCGAACTGGTAGCCCGGGCCGCCGCGGCCGGTGCCCGTCGGGTCGCCGCCCTGGATCATGAAGCCGTCGATGACGCGGTGGAAAACGGCCCCGTCGTAGAACGGACCGGACGTGCCACCCGAGGCGTTCTCGGTGCTGTAGTCCTTGGTGCCCTGCGCCAACCCGACAAAGTTGGCCACGGTCTTGGGAGCGTGGTTTCCGAACAGTGCGATCTTGATGTCACCGCGGTTGGTGTGCAGTGTCGCCGTCGCGGTCTGAATAGGACTCGTCACGGGGCATGAGTCTGCCACTACGGTCCTCGACGCCAACCGGCACCCGCCAGTTACCCACTCGAACGCCGTCGGGATGGCAGTCTGGGGAGCAGCTTTCCCACGGCGGCAGAAAGGTGCGAGATGACCGCGACGACCGATGACCGGCTGGCTCCCAACCAACGACTGGCCCGCGGCCTGAAGTACACCGCGGTGGGCCCCGTGGACATCTCCCGGGGCGTGGCGGGGTTGAGCATGCAGGCGGCCGCGGCGGCCGGTGCGAGCGCCCGCAGGCGTTACCAGGACGGCCAGTTGCGCCGCCAGCTGGCCGCTGTGGCCGAGAAGCTGGAGGCACTGCCGGACGTTCTGCCCGACCTGCTCGCCGATGTGGCGCCGGCCAAGCCCAAGCACCGCCGTCGTCCGTGGCTCATCGCCGCGGTGGCTGCCGCCGTGCTGGCCGGGGGAGCGGTGGCCTTCTCCGTCGTGCGTCGCACCAAGCGGCCCGAGCCACCCGCCACGCTGCCCCCGAGCGTCGACGTCGCGCCCAAGCCGTAGCGGCGAGGTCCATTCGCCCAATTCGACGAAACGGTCGTCAGCGTGCGGCTTTCACGACCGTTTCGTCGAATTCGCGATGGTCAGGCCCGCTCGATAACCGCCTTGATCGCCGCGAGGGTCACGGGGATACCGGACAATGCGGCGTCACTGCGCGCTGCGATCTGAGCGTCGGCGTCGACACCGTAGCGCTCCCGGAAGCCGGCAAGGCCCCGCGGCAGGAACACCCAGGACTGGGTCAGCCGGGTGCCGCCGTCCTCGGGGGCCATCGCATAACCCCAGCGCACCCAGCCGTCGTTGACCTCCCACGCGAACTCGCGTCCGGGTTCGGCCACTACCACCTGGCTGCGGGTCTGCCACTCCCGTTCCGGTGTGACGTTGCGGCCCGTGAACCAGGCGCCGACTTTCGGTCCGGAGCCTTCGTCCCACCAGCATTCCTTGCACACCGGACTCCACTCGCCGGTGCGAGTCACGTCGGAGACAACGGTGTAGACGTCTTCCGGCGAGGCCGAGACGTGGACTGAGTCAGTGAATTCCAATGGCGGCACCATCGGATTATCCGTGCCGTCGTCACCCGCGCCGCGGTTGGGGTTGGTGCAGATCGTGCCCTCGCACGGGACCACAGACCCGTCACCGTTCGGATTCGGCATCACCGCACCACCGTTGTCCGCAGGATCGTCACCCGCACCGTGATTGGGGTTCGTGCAGATGGTCCCCTCACACGGCACCACAGACCCGTCCCCGTTCGGATTCGGCATCACCGCACCACCGTTGTCCGCAGGATCGTCACCCGCACCGTGATTGGGGTTCGTGCAGATCGTGCCCTCACACGGCACCATCGAGCCGTCCCCGTTCGGATTCGGCATCACCGCACCGCGATTGCCGGCAGGATCGTCGCCCGCACCGTGATTCGGATTCGTGCAGATCGTGCCCTCACACGGCACCATCGAGCCGTCCCCGTTCGGGTTGGGCATCATCGGGACCGCCGAGCCCGGCGCGGCCGGGGCGGTGCGTTGGGTGGGGGCGGCAGGTGCGGCGGGCTTCGCGCTGGACGACGATGTCGCCGGGCTGGTGCTTGTCGGCGCCTGTTCGGTGGTCTGACTCCCGCACGCGGCCGCGCTGCACACCACAAGCGCGGCCAGGGCTGTGACAATTCTCTGGCTGTAGCTCATATGAGCCGACCCTAGCAACGTCCTCACCAATTTCTGGGAGGTTGCTGAAGACGTTCCAGCGCAAATGATTTCGCGACTGACGAATGAAAGGTTGTGTCAGCAACCGCGGTCTTCCCGTGACAATCCAGACCATCGCCGCAGGCCACACCGGCTGCGAACCGAACGAAATTGCTCGTCGTCGTTGATTGCGTCCGTGAACTGGAGCGTGAAAACCAACGTCTCCGTGACGAAAACGCGGCGCTCCGCGGCGAAGTCCTTGAACTACGGCGAAGCACTCGTCGCCGCAACACAACGTGACCGGCAGGAATTCTCGGGCCAAGAAGCCCAGACCGAATCGCGCGCGGCCGCATCGGAGCGCCTTCGCCTTCATAACGCGCACCCGGTGAGAGCGACCTTGCCGGCGCGCCCGCCTCTGTGGAGAACCCACTACGCACGTCCAGCGACGGGATCGATCTTCCTAGCGGCGCACAGCGGTCACGTCAGCCGGCACACACGATCCGCAAGATTTGAGCCAGGAGCAACCCGTACGCGCAGCGACGAGACATACACTCACTTTTCGCGCAGAACGTCGCAAAGGATGTTAGGGCCAGTTCACTTGGCAGAAGCTGCGAATCCAGAAACGCCTCGACTGTGGCCGCGGCCGCGCTTCCTGGCTGTCGACGGGACGGATGCGACGTCAGTATCGGCAGAATCACTCGACGCGCCCGACGGTTGGGGCCGGCTGCGATCAGTGGCTCGCAGTGGCTCGCTCGCTACGCAGCCAGCAGTCGGCATGGCGCCAGCGGGGGGCTTTGGTCGGTCCGAACGGGCACTACGCGATGACCTGAGCTGATCGATCCGCAGGCACATCGCGCTGAGTATTTCGCACGAACCGCCAGGCGCGCACTTGCGTAGCTGGCCAAGATGAACGGGTCACTGCCTCGGTAGTCCTTGCCCAGATCGCGTCCCCATGACCACATCTCAGTCGCTCAGCACGCCCACAGTACTGCGCATCGACGTACCCGCACTCTGGGCATCGGGTCCACAGATACGCCGCATCCATGCCTTGGTCGGTGGGCAGGAGCATCGAACCGTAGTTGCCGAAGTAGAAGCTCCCTCGAACTTCGCAGGGTCAGGAATCCCAGAAACGGCGACCAGCAGGATGTCATCATGGCGCGGGCGACTCTCATCCTCGCCGCATGGGGCCACATCGTCGAGATTCCAACCGCCCTCCGGAGGTCCGTCCGGATAGTCACCGAACTCCAGTTCTTCGAGGTCTTCGAAGGCACAGTAGGCCGCATCATCGTCGTCAGTTTCGGCACGAAGCCAGGTGTCACGGCTCGGCAGATAGAAGGTGGGCGACAGCTCATCGCGCGTCACCCAGTATGGCTTCTCGCCGGCCAGCCGCCAATCGACGTCGAGTAGATCTAGCAACAAGCCCATCGCGCCTGAACGACATTGTGAAACGCGATCTCACGGTATGTAGTAGGTACCACTGGATCTTGCCGTCTGCAGATCCTTTCCACAGGGACACATGGCAGTCCGGCGCGCCGTTTCGTACCGCCCCATGATTCGCCCGATGAACAGGTCGCTCGGTATCGACAGTGGTTGGCTCGGCAATTTTCTAAGCCCGAGACAGGAGTCGACCGGATACATCCACTGGCTGGCGGCGATGAGCGCTTGTTCGGCCAAGGTGACGTAATGAGCCCATCAGGTCCCTTCTCGTCGCGGAGCCATGGATGACGATGGTCGGTCGCGACACGGGATCCGGGCCGCAGGGGCGCGCGACTGCGGTGTCGGTCCCCTCGGCAATAATTGACGCTGACGCTCGGCAGCTATGGACGCTCCAGCGCTGGCGATGGTGGCCGCATAGCCATCAACGAAATGGGGGTATGCGAAGTGAGCTATCGGAACAAGACTTATGTGGCTTTCGCCAGTGAGGACATCCACTGCTACCGGCTGATGGAAGCGTGGCGGGACAACAAGCACATCGACTTCAACTTCTTCGACGCCCACGACCTCTACCAGGCGCGGGACACCAGCCAGCCCGAAACGATCAAGCGCAACCTGCGTGAACGGATGAAGAACGCCAAGCAGATCGTGTTGTTGGGAAGCGCCACCGGCCGGCGCAAGGGAAGTGACGGCAAGTCATTTCTTGCGCATGAAGTGAAGGTGGCGATCGAGTTCGACCTGCCGATCGTGGTTGCGAACCTGGACGGCAAACGAACGGTCGACCGTACAGTGATCCCCGAGCCGCTCATTGACGATGACTACTACACGCTTTCGGTGTCGTTTCAGCCGACAATCATCAAGTTTGCCCTAGACAACTATGCGCCAGCGTTTGCCACCAGGGGCAATACCGGTCCCCACTACTACAAGTCGGACATCTACCAGAGCCTCGGCCTGTGAGCAAAGCGCTGCGGGACGACCTGCTCAATCGGAGATTTATATTCCGCTGCGCAACAACGCTTTTCGCCTGGATTGGCGTTGTTTCTGCCGCCGGCCAAGTCCTGGACTGGGCGTTTCATTTCTCCAAACACGGTTGGTGGTCACCAGTCGTCATCACCATCGCAGGCCTGGGACTGCCGGTGGCGATTTGGTATGCCTGGCCGCGCCCGATCGAGGAAACCTACGACACACCCGCCACGCGCATCCGTGTCGTCAAAGGCGACATCCTGGATTTCGGAACCGAGCACATCGTCATTCCCACCTGCGACACATTCGATACCCTCCCTCCGAACATCATCGCGCCCACCAGCCTGCAGGCTCAAGCTCTCTCGCGCATTTATGACCACGATGTCGCCAGACTTGATGCGGATCTTGATGCCGCGCTGGCAGCTACGGTTCCCGTCGGTACCATCACGAAAGTCGGCAAGACGTCCCGTTACGAGCTGGGTACCGTCGCCACGATCAGCCACCCCAATCGGAAACTGTACTTTCTCGCCATCACCACCATGGATGCCAACAACAACGTGCAAGGGACGCCCGACGGTCTGTGGATAAGCCTGAACCGTCTGTGGGAAGAGATCGGGCGTTCCTCGAATGGTCGAACTGTGTGCATGCCCGTTATCGGCGGCGGTATGTCGCGCATGTCTAGCATCGTTCCCACACAGGATTCGCTGCGCTTCACCGTCTTGTCGTTCATGTTCGCGTCAAGGCGGCAGCGAGTGTGCGAGGAGTTGCGTATCGTTGTTCGGCCAGCAGACTACGAGAAGTTGGATCGGCTTGAGCTGCAAGCCTTCTTGACTTCACTGAAGCCGTCATGAGTGACCAAACAGCAATCGAGGTGCCCGACAGACCCCGGTGCGCGTTCTGCGACTATCTCTCGGGTCGGCGAGCGTTCACGATTGCCGCCCGCACCGATCAGATCGCCGTACTGGTAACCCGAGAACAGCGGGGGTTGCCGCACCTGCTCGTTGTTCCGATTACTCACCGCGAGACGATTCTGGACCTGACTGACGCGGAGCTCACCGCGCTAGCCCTCGGTGTTCGATCCGCGGCCGAGGCG
It encodes the following:
- the pbpA gene encoding D,D-transpeptidase PbpA — translated: MNTSLRRVAVTIMVLIVLLLANATLTQVFTADGLRADPRNQRVLLDEYSRQRGQITAGGQLLAYSVSTDNRFRFLRVYPNPLVYAPVTGFYSLGYSSTGLERAEDTILNGSDERLFGRRLADFFTGRNPRGGNVDTTIKPQVQQAAWDAMQNGCDNGPCKGSVVALEPSTGKILAMVSSPSYDPNLLASHDLNAQAAAWEKLRDDPASPLLNRAISETYPPGSTFKVITTAAALQAGATPDTQLTSAARTNLPDSTATLENFGGAQCGPGATVSLREAFAKSCNTAFVQLGIDTGTDKLKSTAQAFGLDTSPPAIPLQVAESTVGPIDDGAALGMSSIGQRDVALTPLQNAVVAATIANGGVAMRPYLVDSLKGPDLATISTTAPAQERRAVSPQVAATLTNLMVGAEQVTQQKGAIAGVQIASKTGTAEHGTDPRNTPPHAWYIAFAPATDPKVAVAVLVEDGGDRLSATGGALAAPIGRATIAAALREGS
- a CDS encoding FtsW/RodA/SpoVE family cell cycle protein, with the translated sequence MTTQPQSPVTVTPALPNRRNAELFLLGFAALITTVALLIVEANQEQGITWDLLRYTVGYLALFGVAHLAVRRFAPYADPLLLPVVALLNGLGLVMIHRLDLAEGTASSGGLGGTANQQMLWTLVGVAVFAVVVIFLHDHRMLARYGYVCGLTGLVLLVIPAILPAKYSEQYGAKIWIQFPGFSIQPAEFSKILLLIFFAAVLVAKRELFTSAGKHVLGMDLPRPRDLAPLLLAWIASVGVMVFEKDLGASLLLYASFLALLYIATERLSWVVIGLALFAAGSVVAYHIFGHVRVRVQNWWDPFADPDGAGYQMVQSLFSFATGGIFGTGLGNGQPGTVPEASTDFIISAIGEELGLVGLAGVLMLYTILIIRGMRTAIAVRDSFGKLLAGGLSSTLAIQLFIVVGGVTKLIPESGLTTPWMSYGGSSLLANYVLLAILVRISHGARRPITTTRQPNATPIAAAKTEVIEKV
- a CDS encoding protein kinase domain-containing protein, which encodes MSPRVGVTLSGRYRLQRLIATGGMGQVWEAVDSRLGRRVAVKVLKAEFSTDAEFVERFRAEARTVAMLNHPGIASVYDYGETELDGEGRTAYLVMELINGEPLNSVLKRTGRLSLRHALDMLEQTGRALQVAHTAGLVHRDVKPGNILITPTGQVKLTDFGIAKAVDAAPVTQTGMVMGTAQYIAPEQALGHDATAASDVYSLGVVGYESVSGKRPFTGDGALTVAMKHIKETPPPLPADLPPNVRELIEITLVKNPGMRYKSGGPFADAVAAVRSGRRPPRPNQAPTLGRAAPAAVPSAAQARAAADMTGRAPATAARPRTNTGTHRPAPARRTFSSGQRALLWAAGVLGALAIVIAILIVLNAQDRKEQQSPPPTVTNTVTQTTPFQSPAALPAIVPQQSAAPEQILQ
- the pknB gene encoding Stk1 family PASTA domain-containing Ser/Thr kinase, whose product is MTTPQHLSDRYELGEILGFGGMSEVHLARDQRLHRDVAVKVLRADLARDPSFYLRFRREAQNAAALNHPAIVAVYDTGEAETPNGPLPYIVMEYVDGVTLRDIVHNDGPIPPRRAIEIIADACQALNFSHQHGIIHRDVKPANIMISKNNAVKVMDFGIARALADVNSVTQTAAVIGTAQYLSPEQARGESVDARSDVYSLGCVLYEILTGEPPFIGDSPVAVAYQHVREDPVPPSTRHPGIPPELDAVVLKALAKNPDNRYQSAAEMRADLVRVHSGEAPDAPKVLTDAERTSMMTQSGPMSFSAPTEHMPAPIQPTAAGRDRNASIGRWLIAVAVLAVLTVVVTVAINMIGDRPRDVQVPDVTGQTADDAVAALQNRGFRTHIDRQPDNTVPPEKVINTDPAANAQASAGDDVAIVVSTGPQQALVPDVTGLSPAQARDKLKKAGFTKTKETPSASTPEQKDKVIATVPPANQTAAITNEITIAVGSGPGSKLVPDCAGQSPEVCKQILNAAGFPNTVPVDVDSPQPKGQVIGVEPAAGQNVPVDTLIQMRVSRGNQFIMPDVRGGFWTDVEANLRNAYGWTGNLNRAPDVSNSGQRTNAVVTQSPSPGTPVNFGDPITLAFAS